The region GTTGTCAACAACATCATCAGGACAGGGTTTCCTGAGATATAATCATTCCGTTAGCTTATCCTCCTCGACATCTTTGTAAACACAGCTGTACACGACGACCTGTAAAATGTTTCTGTGCCAAAGCAGCCAAGGAGGAATGACAAGAATCCAAAATACAGTCAAGATGGGAGCCAAAGAGACTCTCAGCAGATCAGATTTTAGAACTCTCCTCAAACAAGTTGAATGTCCAGATTCCTCCTATGGGGTGAACCTGACTTTGCTGCCTTCTGATAAAGGACCTTCATTAAAAAGCCCTCCGTcctttaaaaaagggaaaaaccaTCAGCGAAACAAAGCCTCGGCCATAAAAATGCCGATATGCTGTCTGATGAAATGCACGTCTCTCCCGTCAGCAATCCAGGTTGTAATTAATGAAACGCAGCGCAGCGGCGGAGCGGCAGCGGAGCAGCACTTAATGCGCGTCCACGCTGACAGTGGAGAGGATCCCATCCGCATTGATCAGGGGAAGGCGCTGATAACCTGTGATCCTACGACAGTGGGCACAAAGGAGTGCTTGGGCCCCACAGCCGCTCCATCTTAGTTCATAGCTCCGCTGCTATGGGTCGTCCTGGGTTACGGCTCTCGTGGGAGCGCTGCGAAACGACTGCGATcgctctcccacacacacacgcacacacgcaagCACACTCGGGGGTGTGTTCACTTACCATGCCGAAGAATTAGAGTCAATGTCCATTTGTTTTTAAGGAGAAGAACAGGAACACTGgctgtgaggagagaaaaagaagaacaatGGAAATGAGCGCGTTTGTTCATCGCAGCGGGGGGGTCGGAGCTCGGTCCTCCAGGCCCCGAATCCAACCGGGGAACCTGGGCGAAAGCGCCGTTTCCCCggttggacagaaaacccggctggattctGGCCCCTGAAGACTGGGCTCCGACCCCCCCTGGGCTAAACAATATACTGGATATACTGCACAGGCCAGTTTTTACCTTGTGGTCTCCCATACAGACGTTAGGACCCACTGTGTTGTAAACAATCTTCTTcccaccatcgtcatcatcatcatcaactcTCTGAAAACAGGGGTTTATCTTTACATTAGCGAGACATGTAATGCTTATTAAACGTGGAAATAATCATGTAATTCATATGTTGGAGTGTTGAGAGGGCAAAgaggcacaaaaacacaccttgCCGATGAACTTCTGGGCGGTGTGTGAGACGAGGACACGGTCACACCAGGCAGGACAGCGCGTGTTCATGTACTGTGTTGGTTGAGAGTACTCTTCACTGTAAGGGTAGCTGAGCAGAAATAGCACGGTTAACAGGAGCAACCAAAAGGAAATGGGAATTGATTTTCCCGAGTAGAAGAAGTCATCAGATCGGAATGTTACCTGGGTGGAAAATGAATGCTCTCTTCTTGGATAACATCATAAAAGGCAGATACTTCCTTGTCATATTTTAAGAGCTGAGGGATCAAAACAAACATTGATGATTAATGGCTTACTGGAAGTGGCTTACATCATGCAAGGGCATCAGGGCACAGTTAAAATATCTTTATTGGTTTATTACTCTGGTTTATTATTCCAGTCCTCTTAAAGTTCTATCATTCGGTGGAAATGTGGATACAGGGAACTCACTGCTCTGCCGTTGTTCTCCCTGAAAACCGCCTGATGCAGGTAAGCAAAGAGCTTTTCCTCAATGTGAAGCAGCACCTGCCGATAAATACAACAGCtgtaatcatcatcatcatcatcatcatcatcatcatcatcatcgatGGCGTGGCTCTTGTTGTTATAGGTGGCTGTGATCCAATTACCTGGTGGTCattgtctttttcctcacagATGATTCTCTCCACTTCGTCGCTGCTGTCTTTCCTCACAGTTTGCACGTCCGCAGATGTGGACAGATGCTGTTCGGGGGAAAACCAAACAGGGGGTCAGCGGGTTTCAGACTGCCCGGCAGAAACCGAGTTCCAGAGGACACGAAAGTCACCTGGACCAGACTCAGCGCGTCCAGGCGGAAGTTGAAATCTCCAAATAGGAAGAACGGGGCAGGAGGGTGGCGGGCGTCTGATATCCTACGAGGAGACGCGACGGTCAGGAACAAATGCGATCCAACCCAATCACAATAAACAGAGCACGTGCGAGGCGATTCACCTGCTGATGACATATCTGAGAGCGTTTTTGCGGTTCGCCGAGTAAATGGAAGGACTGGAGTTGCAGGCGATGAGGTTGGAAGCGTCGTGGAACAGGTGGACGTTGACCAGGTCCAGAGCTCTGTGAGCAAGAATACACAGACACGTCTGGTGGGTGGGGCTCAGAGGTGCCCCGAGGCCCCACAGCCCCCGTTCGCTATCACATCTTCTGCCATTTACACACATTAAAAGATGGCGACCCGTTCAGTCCCCCCGGAATCGGAAAAGCAGTTAGAAAATGGATGAATTGATTAATATCACTGTTCTGCTCCTCATTGAGGAGTGTTTTGACTATATGACATCATACTGTATCGACGCTTTGAAGCGCTTTATCCATATTTTACTCAGTCTGCTCAGAATCACTTGTGTTTTGTCACCTGATTTTCAAATTTTGAGACCGACCACGCGAACACGGTCAGACGGACGATAATTGTACGTACTGGTTGTGCACGATCCAGCGGGTCCTCATGAAGCCCTTTCTGGACCACTTGAACTGCAACACAGACAAATTCGGGCGCGTCACTAAACAGCAGTGAGCCATGTCTTTAACGATAACCATTGATTTTCTCCCATAATTTATCTCATCTTCCTGTCGGAGCAGGCAGACAGCCAGAGCGGCCCCAGTAGGCCCATTAGtcccagcagctctctgaggCTGTCACCTGCCCCTCtccacacaaacgcacaaacaGATGCACGCGAGCGCGCACACGTATACTCACATCTGGCCAAAAATTCTTTGGgaatttttctttctccactgtGGTGATGCCGTTCAGAGAGGCCACGTGCTTGCTGTGCCCTGACACCGCTTTATAGTCTTTGTCTGTGAAAgagaaagggtgtgtgtgtgtgtgtgtgtgtgtgagtgagtgtgcacgggggaaaaaaagggacaaAACATGCAAACGGCAATCAATAAACTGGTGTTAACCTCATCAGAGGAGCATATATGATGACAGAATCTATAAGAGAGCCATTAGACGGTGTCTGGTGAACAACAATATGTCCAAGCTCGCAGCCggtggcagctgcaggatgtttaTGGTCCTTCCATAAGCTCTTCTACCCAGCTTTTTCACCCCTAACGTGACTTGACTTTGCAACGGGAAAATAACACTTCCCCTTTAAACTTCTTTGCTAACGTTTGGCCAGGAGAGGAGGGCACGATAGGCACCAGTCAggcaaggagaggagagcgtaAATAAGCTGGGTATTTATCTTCATCATTGAAACATTCGGTATTTGTGCACAACCTAGTGAGCATTAAATGACACCGAATGGCGAGCTGAAAAACAACGACGCGATAAAAATCAGCGTCTGAGTCGAAACAAATGCCTTACCGTGGAAATCATACTGGTAGATGTCGTTCAGCGTGTTGTGGATAAAGTACATGCTCCCCAAAGCCTGCAGATAAGGAAAGTATGTGTTGTATGCAGCAGACAAGAGTAAACAAcattaaatatacagtaaagCTGTGGTCTGATATTGCTCCAGCTGCTGggtaaaacaggaaaatcacTACAAAGCTCACGTTTAACCATCCTAAAATCCTGAAGGTTAGTTTGGCGACTCTACTTCGAGCCAGCGATGGCTTGTGATGCAACTTTAGATCCCTTCCTGTTCTATTCTCAGGGACTCGGGGACAGACGCGATGGCAGCGCGATAAACCGACTGATAAACGGCGAGGATCTCAGCTCAAGTGTCCACAACAATCCGCACGGAGGCCGGCGGTGTCAAGCGCTCTGGGTGGGGAGCGGCCGACCCCAGATCAGGTTTTAGAAGTGGAACCGTTTCAAAGGATCCTGCTACCAGGAGCAGTTGCCCTGGGCTGACAACAGGCGCCTGAGCGGGTTTTTCTTGGCTACTCCCGCTTCCTCCAGGAGCTGAGAGGCTctgactgctgggatggacCCATCACAGGGCGCTCTGGTTACCAAAAATGCACGGATGCCTCAAATACTGTCAGTGGCCACAGTGGAACATtaaagttttcattttaaacgttaaaaaaaaggaaaaaaaagggagctCCACAACATAAACCAGccaaatgtctgtgtgtgtgcgtgcgtgtgtgtgtgcgtgtgtctcgGAAGATGAAACTAAGGTTTTGTTTTGCCATCAGGGTGAATTGTGACGTTTCTATACAGTATAGAGTTACTGGCAGCAAAGACACATGAAACATTAAAGAATAGAGACGTTTAAGGGGACAAATGAGCCCCCGAGCGTGTTCACACACCACCCCTCACAGACACCCTTCAGCGTGCCATCACTCCTGACGTGGCGCTGACATGTTTTAATGTACTAACTGCTTGCTCCACTGATCTGATTAATCATGCCCCCCGAGAtcaataaagacagaaaattaaaacaatttaaaaggtATTAAGCAGTAGAGCCTGCTGTCTGCCAGCGCTGCCTCCCTGAAAAATCAGCCGGCCCTCCAGAGGGGCCCGGGGCGTGACGGagccaccccacccccccccttcaaacGCACGGAAACCTCCAACCGGAGCATGAGAGATCTCTCCCTGAAGACGCCATTTATCTTCACTGCCAAAGTGATCCTCAATTAATGAAACAGGCGCAGCAAACTGTGACAAACTCGTCCAAACTCGGGTTCGGACTGGCTGAGAGTCGCTCCTAAGTCAGGAGAGTTTACTGTGAGGATTAGTTTGTGGAATCTAAGGACTAGATTGAAGTAACGGTGTGAGAAAAGCTCCTGTTAACCAGTAAAAGGTCCCGTTTAACGAGTGGAGCGCACGTGCACTCTCCAGGTACTCAGCCGCCTCCATCCATCACGTTTGTGCACAGTTTAATAAAAAAACTATTGACTCGCAAGTGATTTTTTATCAAAACACCATTTgtaccagaaacacacacgagtcggccccctccaccccagcagcagcaccccccctgccccccccacactcctGAAAGAAACCCCCAAACTCTAGGTTGACCAAATAAGTGATGATGCACAGGCGAAGGGAAACAAATTGAAAATCAATGCAGGTGGCACAGACGAAATGAGAATGAGGCATTAGGAGGAGTGGTGgtcctgggaggggggggggggcaccgtgTCTCAGGGCAAACAGCGAAGAGAGAGAACACTCGGGAGAAGGGGGAAACTTAGTCCCAGCTGTCTCCCACCACCCCccttgcactttatttatcgtGCACAAATGGGCTGGGATCAATAGTTTTAATCTAGAGTTAAATGTATTGACTTtggtcctcccccctccaccccccccaccaccaccacacctgACCACTGACGTTCCTGCTGGGTTTTTTCTTTAACTTCAGACTTCTTCACCGTACAGATGGAGCCATTGACCCCAACTGTCAGCCGCCCCGTGGAGGAACACGTGGGAGGAGACGGGGTTCATTGTCGGAGACGCACTCGgacacttttgtgtttttaattttagaCAACTGAACCGACACACCGAAGCACCCACAACTCACTCATAAGGAAGAGAGGTTGCGGATTTAACTTTAATACCCTCACTTATGTAAAAATTTTAATCGATGAATCCAATGTTTTCGTGTTTGAAAAAGATGAATGAATATGAAAGAAGTGCTTGTTTTAGCCCCCTTTTTTTGGAAGCTTTTATCAGCGATGCTGAAAAGGGAAATTAATGAATTTCCTTTCGTGAAGTAAAAAAgggaataataaataaatcaattacAAAAACCTGAAGAACAATAGCGATATTCCAAATATAGTGGACAGCCAGGTTGTGGAAATGGAATTAAAAAACAGGTCAAATTATCCATATTTCCATTACTTGATGGAAATACTGTACTATTTTCTATCACATTGATTGTccaacttcctgtctctctttcataacacacacacacacacacacacacacacagactgaaaaAGAGCTGATAATGGCAAATAGTCGATATACTGTACTAAATATTCTTATCTAATATACTAAATTATTCGTATTAGgacctttattattattgttgttggtgAATTTTGATTTCAATTTAAACACATTACATtaatttattgtgtttgtgaACAGTAAAACTACAGTTTATATCGACGTGTACTTTCAACATGGAGAATGGCTCCATCTAGCGGACAAACGTGTGAACTGCTCGTTGTTTCTTACGGTGAAGCTGTCCTCCGCTTGGAAGTTGTTGTCCACATAAATGCAAACCCTGTCGAAATCCTTCATTTCCTCACTCGACTCAATTTTCCTGGGAAGAGAGATGAACAGCACCCTCAGGAGATCAAACCTCTTCTGTAGATCTCTGACTCTCTGTAGCACTTTGCTCCTACCAAAAGAAGTTTTCAGCATGGCCCATGTTGACCATATAGTCCTTTCCTCCAACCTCCTGGAAGTGCAAGGCGATGAACTGTGGCTTGTGGCTGGGACAGTCTGTAGATGGAGATTAGAGCACGTTGTTAGGCCCTACAAGTGGTTTACAATAGAGTAGTCTGGACTTGGATAATTTCATCAGTGTATATGACAGTTACGAGCTGCTCTTCACGTTGTTGACACCGCCGAGGAAACACAAGCTAAACCTGACGCCGCCACGAAATAACGGAAACAACAAATGCTTCAATTATTCAGGCAGTGCTGGGGTACGTCAAGCTCACCTTATAGAGTTCCTGTAACCAGTCGTGTTGGATGTCACCAACCTGCAAAAGCAGAAATCTCACATCACTTGGAGCTCGTGGACATTGCTGTAAAAAGAATAATGCAATCCTCCCAGGAGGAATCAATGAATGATCAAAGTCATCAAAAGTTCTGTGATCGGAAATAAAAAGTGAGTTGTTCGCTGCAGCTTCTGTCGAACACAGGAGGAATATTAGGATGTGAAAGGAATAACCGAAGCAGAAAAAGCTACAGTGCTAAAATAAGAATTTTTACAGGACATTTTTCAAACAGATCTCGTTAGAAGGGTTCAAACtaccataaataaataaataacagtagTTTCCCCAGAGATTTTCCAGAGATCTCACCAAAGGTGGAGCGGCTACAATCTGATTATCCAATACTTGACCACAGAACTGGGTAGAACTGCCCAACCCAGTTCTTGAAACAGAACTTGGTTGGGGAGAAAACCTGGCCAGACAGCAGGTGTAGTAGGACTGGGTGGATGGCCCCTGTTTCGAGCGGAGGGGGGCTGGAACTCCTGCCaagtcaccagctcattgcaAGGCAACCATATAGAACCACTCACACGGGGTCAGTTTAGAGTCACCAGCTCACCTCcctgactgtgggaggaagttggagaacctggagggaacccacacaaacatgggaagaccccccccccctttccggGAAATTCATGTGACCCTCCCGCTGCGTTAGCTGGAACAGGCTTTGTCTgtggcgccatctgctggacggACGCGGCTTTACAACGTTTCaaaaaatacagtaataaaatCAAAAGTAAAACAATAATAGGGATAAAACTGAAAATAGCTGAAGCACCACCAGGTTCAATTCCATCATATACTGTGAAACATATcacggtaaaaaaaaaagaagagagaattAAACCCCAAATATTCACAGCAGTGTTGCTATGACATGAACAATGTTCATAGTGAATATTCGATAACCTGAAGAATGTTCATGGCTCTCCCCAGAATCGACACACCTTTGATTCACACAGTCAACAGGAAAAACATCTTTCTGCTGGGTCCCATATTTGTTCCAGACAAGTTGAAGCATGTCGAGGccacaggagggacagaaaaacGCCTCAACGACAACACTGACCTCCCTGACGATGCTGCTCCACACCTAAAGATTAGCTAATGCACGTAAAACAATAGGAAGACATATTCCCTCTAGTTCCTGTCAGAATTGAGCAGCTAAAGTAGCAGCGTGGCCTCACTGGTCTGGACAGATCAGGGCTGCCTTATCTTGGAGAACTGAATGAGCACTCAGGAGTGTTTACAGAAAAATAGGGATCAAGTCAAGACAGAAGTCAAAATCCCCCGAGGAAGAGCCATCTGTTTAGATATCTCCCACAATGGGACCTTAGACGAGTCCACTGGAGACAGCTCTGGCAAGTGGAAACATGGGCCGGAGCCAAATTTCCATGAGTGATTTCCTGGTTCCTCAGTTCAGTCCAGGCCCATCATTCCAGTCCAGAAATGCTTTTACTTTTCAGTTCTCAAGAATTACTTTCAAGAACAAGTCTTGTCAAAACGTGTGGAACATGACGGTAACGTGGCCGCGGCGGAGATTTCAAAGTGACTCGCGGGTCACAACCTGAACACTGGGACCCAGTTTTCCTCCGTTTAGATTAAAGCTGAGGAATCTCTTctccgtcatcatcatcatcatcgtctcCAAACTGagagtgagcgtgtgtgtgtgtgtgctgtgatgaaCAGGTTATTATCCTGCCAACTTCAGGTAAGAGCAGGATTGTCTGGGACTTGTAAAGCAGTCAGAGAGCTAAAGATGACGGCAATAATCACCCTATAACCACCCCATAAAAGTGTCCGTCACAGCCTGTAATTGTAGTTAAGCATTAATAGCTACTCTACCGTTACACCAGACCGATATGCAACATGACACAGTTTTCCTACTTCTCATCAAGAGTAAAGACGATAATAGAAATATGAATTCCCTGTGCCCATCATAAAGGCCACTTTGAAGTTTAGAGCAGCACATTTATTGGATATCATCCAGTGGACTTTGGTAAATAATATGATCTTTCCCCAAAGACCTGAAGGCAAATTTAGCTACTAAACCCACATCTACTTATCTCAAATAAATCCCAATTAAGTCTGTTTCCTAGCTGCATCCATGTCACACCGCATGGCGCTGCGCTTTTGCCTCCATAGATTTGGTCACATATTCACTCTGATCTAAGTTCTGATGGACGGTACCAGCCcgtggatggggggtggggggggcgcacAACACATGCTAGTGACAGCTCACATGGAAATGGTgtaaatgttgcatttgaaGTGTGACGGCTGCTTGTTGGCACATTTGGAGCCGGGTTGACGCGTCGGGCGCCTCGCTAAAGCCGAGGGAAGCGCACCTCCCGTCGACGACTTCTTTTCTGTAGGCCGAACAGCTTTAAACATAATCCTCCGGCTTCCTGCGATGCGGAGCGGTTTATCACTTTGTTTGGTCCACTTACATTGTCGAAGAGCGAGCCCACGTTGGCGGTGACGAGCAGCACGTCGGTGAAGGTTTCCATGTTGGCCGCCGACCGCCGCTTCGCGAGAGCTGCGCGGCGACGCGCGTCGGGGCCCCGGAAGGAGCCGGAGACttaagaggcttttctgaagCGAGTGTGCGCCGCGACCATCAGCGCCCGGAGCTCCCCAACATGTCAGCGATCAGACGGCGGCGCTTCCGACCTGCTCGTTACCGCTGGGGGGACTCGGGGGGGCCGACGCGCGTCCGGGGCGCGCTCATGCCCATCGTCCAGACAAAAGTTTCGGCGTCCCGCCCGGGCAGAATTCCACCTCCTCTTGGGTAATTGGACTAGTAGCTTCTTAGCGGACTTAAAGCAGCCGGTAGGCAGGTCTGCTGCGGTCGGAATGCTTCGGCGGAACCGTCGACGGCAGCGAGCTCGGCTCGGCGGCTCCGCCTCCGTCTTCCTCCTAATCGGCGCGTGCAGCCATTCAGGGTAAACCCAGAAGGTGTGGTTGCCACGGAAACGGCTGGTGTTGTTAAACTTCGTCACAGCGCCCAGACCGCCGATTTACACTCGCCATGATAAATCTGCACTTTTGACAGAGCTACCAATCCATCATTCTGTGGGACtccaaagaccccccccccccaataatcTCATTACATCTACAGAcccgtgggggtgggggccgGTTCTTAACTCTTCTACATCAGCGGTAGTCCAGAACTTTCGTTCCCTGTCCGGGCTGTGAAAGACTAA is a window of Takifugu flavidus isolate HTHZ2018 chromosome 5, ASM371156v2, whole genome shotgun sequence DNA encoding:
- the inpp5l gene encoding inositol polyphosphate-5-phosphatase A isoform X2 encodes the protein MQHLHHFHVGDIQHDWLQELYKVSLTHKPQFIALHFQEVGGKDYMVNMGHAENFFWKIESSEEMKDFDRVCIYVDNNFQAEDSFTALGSMYFIHNTLNDIYQYDFHDKDYKAVSGHSKHVASLNGITTVEKEKFPKNFWPDFKWSRKGFMRTRWIVHNQALDLVNVHLFHDASNLIACNSSPSIYSANRKNALRYVISRISDARHPPAPFFLFGDFNFRLDALSLVQHLSTSADVQTVRKDSSDEVERIICEEKDNDHQVLLHIEEKLFAYLHQAVFRENNGRALLKYDKEVSAFYDVIQEESIHFPPSYPYSEEYSQPTQYMNTRCPAWCDRVLVSHTAQKFIGKRVDDDDDDGGKKIVYNTVGPNVCMGDHKPVFLFFSLKTNGH
- the inpp5l gene encoding inositol polyphosphate-5-phosphatase A isoform X1, giving the protein METFTDVLLVTANVGSLFDNVGDIQHDWLQELYKVSLTHKPQFIALHFQEVGGKDYMVNMGHAENFFWKIESSEEMKDFDRVCIYVDNNFQAEDSFTALGSMYFIHNTLNDIYQYDFHDKDYKAVSGHSKHVASLNGITTVEKEKFPKNFWPDFKWSRKGFMRTRWIVHNQALDLVNVHLFHDASNLIACNSSPSIYSANRKNALRYVISRISDARHPPAPFFLFGDFNFRLDALSLVQHLSTSADVQTVRKDSSDEVERIICEEKDNDHQVLLHIEEKLFAYLHQAVFRENNGRALLKYDKEVSAFYDVIQEESIHFPPSYPYSEEYSQPTQYMNTRCPAWCDRVLVSHTAQKFIGKRVDDDDDDGGKKIVYNTVGPNVCMGDHKPVFLFFSLKTNGH